In the genome of Dermacentor silvarum isolate Dsil-2018 chromosome 1, BIME_Dsil_1.4, whole genome shotgun sequence, one region contains:
- the LOC119436992 gene encoding WD repeat-containing protein 54: MYQKDKSLLCRHSACPLPNNLTACTEGGKINLAFVGKTEVTMLFRSPDGSVHQSQVACKDVGGSPCTELTQAKWIKMDDIKTLLVIASTRAFQVFEWDGSVFLHCHPLPQDLDATDETFTRGIGTCGSSLLCVGTNGGTILVHLVSRDLNVTFCQRATEHAPHAVADIHSHGEIMASADDGGGICLWRGKTALSLLRKLPPVGSSPCVSVRVWNDLILAGYGSGELRVFSTRSFQLMAEATAHARWITAIDVAPDTGLALSVAEDSYVRVWQLDREGEHTIDHVHGESVADAMLMGCAFLAPDGSSFATVAYDSAEVFMFKK; this comes from the coding sequence ATGTACCAAAAGGACAAGAGCCTCTTGTGCCGGCACAGCGCCTGTCCGTTGCCCAACAACCTGACCGCTTGTACTGAGGGCGGAAAGATCAACTTAGCGTTCGTGGGAAAGACGGAGGTCACTATGCTCTTCCGGTCTCCTGATGGCAGCGTGCACCAGTCGCAGGTGGCTtgcaaagacgtaggcggcagcCCCTGCACCGAACTTACGCAAGCGAAATGGATCAAGATGGACGACATTAAGACCTTGCTAGTGATTGCGTCGACACGAGCCTTCCAGGTGTTCGAGTGGGACGGTTCAGTGTTTCTCCACTGTCATCCGCTGCCCCAAGATCTGGACGCCACTGACGAGACGTTCACACGTGGAATCGGCACGTGCGGCTCCAGTCTGCTTTGCGTCGGTACCAACGGTGGCACCATTCTGGTGCACCTAGTTTCGCGCGACCTGAACGTCACCTTCTGCCAACGGGCCACCGAGCACGCGCCGCACGCCGTCGCCGACATCCACAGCCACGGCGAGATCATGGCGAGcgccgacgacggcggcggcatctGTCTGTGGCGCGGGAAAACGGCGCTTAGCTTGCTCCGCAAGCTGCCGCCGGTCGGCAGCAGCCCTTGCGTGAGCGTCCGCGTCTGGAACGACCTCATCCTGGCGGGCTACGGTTCAGGCGAGCTGCGCGTGTTCAGCACGCGCTCCTTTCAGCTCATGGCCGAGGCCACGGCGCACGCCCGCTGGATCACGGCCATTGACGTCGCGCCGGACACGGGGCTCGCGCTGTCCGTGGCCGAGGACTCTTACGTGCGCGTGTGGCAGCTCGACCGCGAGGGCGAACACACCATCGACCACGTGCACGGGGAAAGCGTCGCGGATGCCATGCTTATGGGTTGCGCCTTCCTCGCTCCCGATGGAAGCTCGTTCGCCACTGTGGCCTACGACTCTGCCGAAGTGTTCATGTTCAAGAAATAA